The Heyndrickxia vini genome contains a region encoding:
- a CDS encoding IspD/TarI family cytidylyltransferase, protein MGDCSFILLSGGIGKRMQVNIPKQFLLLGGKPILVHVLEKIDTIDSIKEIIIPSPKEFIEKTEEIIHNYGFSTPIFCIEGGETRQESVYHALKSARFDQVIVHEAVRPFVTKEEFSHLIECGNESATYGLDIPFTVLEGKNFIENNLVRDQLINIQLPQKFNRKKLLYSHECAREENLEFTEDASLYFHYFKSDIKVLKGSDYNIKITKPVDRKIAEVLYKEYILMEG, encoded by the coding sequence ATGGGAGATTGTAGCTTTATTCTATTATCAGGTGGTATTGGCAAGAGAATGCAGGTTAATATTCCAAAACAATTCTTGCTGCTTGGTGGTAAACCAATATTGGTACATGTATTAGAAAAAATCGATACCATTGATTCAATAAAAGAAATAATTATTCCTTCACCGAAAGAATTTATTGAAAAAACGGAAGAAATCATTCATAACTATGGTTTTTCAACGCCTATTTTCTGTATTGAAGGTGGAGAAACAAGACAAGAATCCGTTTATCATGCATTGAAATCAGCGAGATTCGATCAAGTCATCGTTCACGAGGCGGTAAGACCTTTTGTAACGAAGGAGGAATTTAGTCATCTTATCGAGTGTGGTAATGAAAGCGCTACATACGGTTTGGACATTCCTTTTACAGTACTTGAAGGAAAAAATTTCATAGAGAACAATTTAGTGAGGGATCAATTAATTAATATCCAATTGCCGCAAAAGTTTAATAGAAAGAAGTTATTGTATTCCCATGAATGCGCTAGAGAAGAAAACTTAGAATTCACGGAAGATGCAAGCCTTTATTTTCATTATTTTAAATCAGACATAAAAGTGTTAAAAGGCAGTGATTACAATATAAAAATTACTAAACCAGTGGATCGTAAAATTGCCGAAGTTTTATATAAAGAATACATTTTAATGGAGGGTTAA
- a CDS encoding aldehyde dehydrogenase family protein, with translation MKKKWQLWIGGKWREPKEYEALYNPHTNEEIAQIGQAEPADAVEAVVEAHAAFQKFRGYPAHARAKILAKVATIMEERSEEFAKIIALEAAKSIRNAREEISRTVQTYRFAAEAAKSNYGEQIPMDAAEGGEKRFGFTIKTPIGVVTAITPFNFPFNLVAHKVGPAIAAGNSIVLKPAEQTPLSSLVLAEIFKEAGLPDGVLNIIPGKGDVLSEVLTTHPHVKKVTFTGSVEVGHIIQQQAGFRKLTLELGSNSPFIIDEGVDIDQVIERSVMGSFSFNGQVCISIQRIYVHQSLYQKFVEKFVSRTKQLVVGSPLEENTNITAVISKKSLDRIQSWVAEAVQEGATIECGGKTEGNALLPTVLTNVNRDSKVFRYEIFGPVVCIFPFDTLDDAINDANDSRYGLNSGIMTPSLERAFYAAERLETGGVIVNDIPTYRIDNMPYGGWKDSGVGREGIKYAMEEMMEQKFISFKVGD, from the coding sequence ATGAAGAAAAAATGGCAGTTATGGATCGGTGGGAAATGGCGCGAACCAAAAGAGTATGAAGCATTGTATAATCCACATACAAATGAAGAAATCGCACAAATAGGACAGGCAGAACCAGCTGATGCTGTAGAGGCGGTAGTTGAAGCACACGCCGCATTTCAAAAGTTCAGGGGATATCCTGCTCATGCCCGTGCGAAAATTCTAGCTAAAGTGGCAACGATTATGGAGGAACGAAGTGAGGAATTTGCAAAAATTATTGCATTAGAAGCGGCCAAATCAATAAGAAACGCCAGGGAAGAGATTAGTCGTACAGTGCAAACGTATCGTTTTGCAGCGGAAGCGGCTAAAAGTAATTATGGAGAGCAAATTCCAATGGATGCAGCTGAAGGTGGAGAAAAACGTTTTGGTTTTACCATCAAAACTCCGATTGGTGTAGTAACGGCGATAACACCTTTTAATTTTCCATTTAATTTAGTTGCACACAAGGTGGGACCGGCAATTGCCGCAGGAAATTCAATTGTGTTAAAGCCTGCCGAACAAACTCCGTTAAGTTCACTTGTATTGGCGGAAATTTTTAAAGAGGCTGGATTACCTGACGGTGTTCTAAATATTATACCTGGAAAAGGAGATGTTCTTAGTGAAGTGCTCACTACCCATCCACATGTGAAAAAGGTTACTTTTACAGGGAGTGTAGAAGTTGGACATATTATTCAGCAGCAAGCAGGTTTTCGTAAGCTTACACTTGAACTAGGATCGAACTCACCTTTCATAATTGACGAAGGAGTGGATATCGACCAAGTGATTGAAAGAAGTGTGATGGGGTCATTTTCTTTTAATGGGCAAGTGTGCATTTCCATTCAACGAATTTATGTTCATCAATCGCTTTATCAGAAGTTTGTCGAGAAATTTGTTAGTCGGACAAAACAGCTTGTGGTCGGTTCTCCACTAGAGGAAAATACAAATATCACAGCGGTTATTTCGAAAAAATCATTGGATCGTATTCAAAGCTGGGTCGCAGAGGCTGTACAAGAGGGAGCAACAATTGAATGTGGCGGAAAAACAGAAGGAAACGCATTATTGCCAACTGTCCTAACGAATGTAAATCGAGATTCAAAGGTATTTCGTTATGAAATATTCGGCCCGGTTGTTTGTATTTTTCCATTCGATACGTTAGATGATGCAATTAATGATGCAAATGATTCCCGTTACGGATTAAATTCAGGTATTATGACACCAAGCCTCGAACGGGCATTTTATGCAGCAGAACGCCTTGAAACCGGTGGGGTAATCGTCAATGATATTCCGACCTATCGAATCGATAATATGCCATATGGCGGTTGGAAAGATAGCGGTGTCGGCCGAGAAGGAATCAAATACGCCATGGAAGAAATGATGGAGCAAAAGTTTATTAGCTTTAAAGTTGGTGATTAA
- a CDS encoding SDR family NAD(P)-dependent oxidoreductase, with protein sequence MSKTCVITGASRGIGRAIAVSLSKREDIRNFILISRTEEGLHETAHLMNPNKEIECHAMDLTDYEEVENLIAGVGERYGSIDYLLNVAGFANPKSLLETSIEDWEETYKINVHSIFYITKEVVKFMKRTGGKILNVASTAGMTARPGWLAYASSKAAIISMSETLSEELSEYGILVYCISPGRCATELRKVLAPDEDPSTIMQPEHVGEIVDHLLSETGICLDGQNIIVRKQVQKPVQKTVEEIVLSEQTSL encoded by the coding sequence ATGTCAAAAACATGTGTAATTACTGGGGCAAGTAGAGGTATTGGCCGTGCAATTGCTGTAAGTTTAAGTAAACGCGAGGATATAAGAAATTTTATCCTTATTTCAAGAACGGAGGAAGGTTTGCACGAAACGGCTCACCTTATGAATCCGAATAAAGAAATCGAATGTCATGCAATGGATTTAACAGATTATGAAGAAGTAGAAAATCTGATTGCGGGTGTTGGGGAGCGCTACGGAAGCATTGATTACTTGTTGAATGTTGCCGGGTTCGCAAATCCAAAATCATTATTAGAAACTTCAATTGAAGACTGGGAAGAAACATATAAAATTAACGTTCATTCCATTTTTTACATTACAAAAGAAGTTGTTAAGTTTATGAAGCGGACAGGTGGAAAAATCTTGAATGTTGCTTCAACAGCAGGAATGACAGCCCGTCCTGGATGGTTAGCCTATGCATCTTCGAAAGCAGCGATTATTAGTATGTCTGAAACACTATCAGAAGAATTATCCGAGTATGGTATTTTAGTATACTGTATCTCACCAGGAAGATGTGCAACGGAATTACGAAAAGTTCTTGCTCCTGATGAAGATCCTTCTACAATTATGCAACCAGAGCATGTTGGAGAAATTGTTGATCATCTTCTGTCCGAAACAGGGATCTGTTTAGATGGGCAAAATATTATTGTAAGAAAGCAAGTACAAAAACCAGTTCAAAAAACGGTGGAAGAAATCGTACTCTCAGAACAAACTTCTTTATAA